From Euzebya rosea, one genomic window encodes:
- a CDS encoding transglutaminase TgpA family protein, with product MAGRRLIEAIAEVNTTRRPEHDVVLRVAVLVAVVTGAVAVLLAGAAPVGEAAAIVALLPLAFLWSHRRRTESNWAAKVVISVLAVAVLIRFFDGLSGITTVDDARLPLSVLFLEIQVLHAFDLPQRRDLMFSLVSSLALLGLALATGPGAWMFVPFVIHLCAATVALHRHGRSRAQEWAEEGVVAPAVDIEDPIVPAPSPTHTVGRSAVAVAAVALLLFGLLPLRSDGSLGGLPFSFGSAGPAATTDNGRIQPPFADGAGPRGDGPADYFGFADRVDPRSVGDLDDTPIMRVRTDRPRPLRGVVFDVYDDGVWGRSPTDPEPAQGLPVVLPDQRGSTSATQRVTQTIELLHATPNLVFAASDPREVWLAARSVTPWDDGTLTTSVDMSAGTVYSVVSAIDVTPAATLRTAVARPDGAAGVDPRWTALPDSVPQRVHDLARQLAAQAAAPTPYAVAETVQAWIGDRVAYSLDGPVVPRSADPVDHLLFESRVGWCEPIATSMVVLLRSLGVPARFVTGFQPGARELLSGQYVVRAADAHAWVEVQVPGVGWVPFDPTGATSQVLDPEGQPSEVLLVRLLARLRDAVTDDPWPWTAAAAAVVALGWAARLARAAVAARRLRRRSPWVRLLAALEAEGVAPRPSDTPREAVQRAHRSLPHLDRDGLDLVRAHEEGRRYAAPGPDEHAAHAAVDRMLTRR from the coding sequence ATGGCTGGCCGGCGCCTGATCGAGGCGATCGCCGAGGTCAACACGACCCGCCGGCCGGAGCACGACGTGGTCCTCCGCGTGGCGGTCCTCGTCGCCGTGGTCACCGGCGCCGTGGCGGTGCTGCTCGCCGGAGCCGCTCCGGTCGGGGAGGCCGCAGCCATCGTCGCGCTCCTCCCGCTGGCCTTCCTGTGGTCGCATCGCCGGCGCACCGAGTCGAACTGGGCGGCGAAGGTCGTCATCAGCGTGCTGGCGGTCGCGGTCCTGATCCGCTTCTTCGACGGGCTCTCCGGCATCACCACGGTCGACGACGCCCGGCTTCCCCTCTCGGTGCTGTTCCTGGAGATCCAGGTCCTGCACGCCTTCGACCTGCCCCAGCGCCGCGACCTGATGTTCAGCCTGGTGTCGTCGCTGGCGCTGCTCGGGCTTGCCCTCGCCACCGGCCCGGGCGCCTGGATGTTCGTCCCGTTCGTGATCCACCTGTGCGCGGCGACGGTGGCGCTGCACCGGCACGGGCGGTCCCGTGCGCAGGAGTGGGCCGAGGAGGGCGTGGTCGCGCCGGCCGTCGACATCGAGGATCCGATCGTCCCGGCGCCCTCGCCCACCCACACGGTCGGGCGGAGCGCCGTGGCCGTCGCCGCGGTGGCGCTCCTGCTGTTCGGGCTGCTGCCGTTGCGGTCCGACGGGTCGCTCGGTGGCCTGCCGTTCTCCTTCGGGTCGGCGGGCCCGGCGGCCACGACCGACAACGGCCGAATCCAGCCGCCGTTCGCCGACGGGGCCGGGCCACGGGGTGACGGGCCCGCCGACTACTTCGGCTTCGCCGACCGGGTCGACCCCCGGTCCGTCGGCGACCTCGACGACACCCCGATCATGCGGGTGCGGACCGACCGGCCCCGTCCGCTCCGCGGGGTCGTGTTCGACGTCTACGACGACGGGGTGTGGGGCCGGTCCCCGACCGACCCCGAGCCGGCGCAGGGCCTGCCCGTGGTGCTTCCCGACCAACGCGGATCGACGTCCGCGACGCAGCGTGTCACGCAGACGATCGAGCTGCTGCACGCCACCCCCAACCTTGTCTTCGCCGCGTCGGACCCCCGCGAGGTGTGGCTGGCCGCGCGCAGCGTCACGCCGTGGGACGACGGGACGTTGACCACGTCGGTCGACATGTCCGCCGGCACGGTCTACTCGGTGGTGTCCGCCATCGACGTCACCCCCGCGGCGACGCTGCGCACCGCCGTGGCCCGGCCGGACGGCGCTGCTGGGGTCGACCCGCGGTGGACGGCACTCCCCGACAGCGTGCCGCAGCGCGTGCACGACCTCGCCCGGCAGCTGGCCGCACAGGCAGCGGCGCCGACCCCGTACGCCGTCGCCGAGACGGTCCAGGCCTGGATCGGTGACCGTGTGGCCTACAGCCTGGACGGCCCGGTCGTGCCCCGATCGGCCGATCCGGTCGACCACCTGCTGTTCGAGAGTCGGGTCGGATGGTGCGAACCGATCGCCACGTCGATGGTGGTGCTGCTGCGCTCGCTGGGGGTCCCCGCACGGTTCGTCACGGGGTTCCAGCCCGGTGCCCGGGAGCTGCTGAGCGGCCAGTACGTCGTGCGCGCTGCCGACGCCCACGCCTGGGTCGAGGTGCAGGTCCCCGGGGTCGGATGGGTCCCCTTCGACCCCACCGGCGCGACCTCGCAGGTGCTGGACCCCGAGGGACAGCCCTCGGAGGTCCTGCTGGTCCGGCTGCTGGCTCGGCTCCGCGACGCCGTCACCGACGACCCGTGGCCGTGGACCGCCGCGGCGGCCGCCGTGGTGGCGCTGGGGTGGGCGGCCCGGCTGGCCCGCGCCGCGGTGGCTGCACGTCGCCTGCGTCGTCGCTCGCCGTGGGTCCGCCTGCTGGCGGCGCTGGAGGCCGAAGGGGTGGCACCCCGCCCTTCCGACACCCCGCGGGAGGCCGTGCAGCGTGCGCACCGATCGCTGCCGCACCTCGACCGGGACGGCTTGGACCTCGTCCGGGCCCACGAGGAGGGTCGCCGCTACGCCGCTCCCGGGCCCGACGAGCACGCCGCACACGCGGCGGTCGACCGGATGCTGACCCGCCGCTGA
- a CDS encoding DUF58 domain-containing protein has protein sequence MGPPRLPTTRPTGLGWFVLGLATLLYVAGANIGSGWLVLLAATLGAAVTVDLVTTRGLSRATACVVDGAGTGTVEAPPHVTVRVTRPPHMGSTLLAVPALGLRSVLRETGTSSVSAAVRRSVGPLDAVDVVVRTVGGLTLAAAEQRSSHEVRCTVVPTLHAGAGRLARIVGGQGPRDRRRVGRDEVRGLREHAAGDGSRLVHWRATARRGQLLVRDTGGTIGPDVRIDLADDAGWSPPGMVLAATVIAGLAAAAEQDGGATVTLGGQRCEWTPAMPELLARQHPLGSGDGRVPPSPALEGGDVAADGPDAIVRPDPEVPTAIVVDTPSDRAVLRSLEEVRAWLAGA, from the coding sequence GTGGGACCTCCCCGCCTGCCGACGACCCGCCCGACCGGGCTCGGCTGGTTCGTGCTCGGCCTGGCGACGCTGCTGTACGTCGCAGGCGCCAACATCGGGTCGGGGTGGCTGGTCCTTCTGGCCGCCACGCTGGGTGCCGCGGTGACGGTCGACCTCGTCACGACCCGAGGACTGTCCCGGGCCACGGCCTGCGTCGTCGACGGAGCCGGGACGGGGACGGTCGAGGCGCCCCCGCACGTGACGGTGCGAGTCACCCGCCCACCGCACATGGGGTCGACGTTGCTGGCGGTCCCCGCCCTCGGCCTGCGGTCGGTCCTGCGGGAGACCGGGACGAGCAGCGTGTCGGCGGCCGTCCGTCGATCGGTGGGGCCGCTCGACGCCGTCGATGTCGTCGTCCGCACGGTCGGCGGCCTGACGCTGGCCGCGGCCGAGCAACGCTCCAGCCATGAGGTGCGCTGCACGGTCGTGCCCACCCTGCACGCCGGGGCGGGACGGCTGGCCCGCATCGTCGGTGGACAGGGCCCGCGGGACCGCAGGCGAGTGGGCCGGGACGAGGTACGGGGACTCCGGGAGCACGCCGCGGGGGACGGCAGCCGGCTGGTCCACTGGCGGGCGACGGCACGTCGGGGCCAGCTGCTGGTCCGTGACACCGGCGGGACCATCGGGCCAGACGTGCGGATCGACCTGGCCGATGACGCCGGCTGGTCGCCCCCCGGGATGGTCCTGGCCGCCACGGTCATCGCTGGCCTGGCCGCCGCGGCCGAGCAGGACGGCGGCGCGACGGTGACGCTCGGGGGGCAGCGCTGCGAATGGACCCCGGCGATGCCCGAGCTGCTCGCCCGACAGCATCCGCTCGGCAGCGGCGACGGTCGTGTCCCGCCCTCCCCGGCCCTCGAGGGCGGCGACGTCGCGGCGGACGGGCCCGACGCCATCGTGCGCCCCGATCCGGAGGTCCCGACCGCGATCGTGGTCGACACCCCCTCGGACCGCGCGGTCCTGCGATCGCTGGAGGAGGTGCGGGCATGGCTGGCCGGCGCCTGA